From the Burkholderia mayonis genome, one window contains:
- the egtD gene encoding L-histidine N(alpha)-methyltransferase codes for MEAAAGVAIETARDSAFGRDLIAGLRRSPRSIAPKYFYDTAGSALFDRICELPEYYPTRTELAILKRRAAEIAAQIGRDANLIEFGAGSLSKIRVLLDACAASNPPARYLPVDISAGHLAHAAAALRDAYPWLDVQPVVADYLQSDQMCALERVKGRRVGCFLGSTIGNFSPDEASAFLRRAASLLEGGGLLIGVDLVKDVSILHRAYNDAAGVTAAFNLNLLARANAELGADFVLDAWAHRAFYDVERQRIEMHLVSRRAQTVRVAGYAFRFEAGETLHTENSHKFTVDGFRELARSAGFTPGTVWVDDARLFSLHWLERRG; via the coding sequence ATGGAAGCCGCCGCGGGCGTGGCGATCGAAACGGCGCGCGACAGCGCGTTCGGCCGCGACCTGATCGCCGGACTGCGCCGCTCGCCGCGCAGCATCGCGCCGAAGTATTTCTACGATACGGCGGGTTCCGCGCTGTTCGATCGGATCTGCGAGCTGCCCGAATACTATCCGACGCGCACCGAGCTCGCGATCCTGAAACGTCGCGCAGCCGAGATCGCCGCGCAGATCGGCCGCGACGCGAACCTGATCGAGTTCGGCGCGGGATCGCTGTCGAAGATCCGCGTGCTGCTCGATGCGTGCGCGGCGTCGAATCCGCCCGCGCGCTATCTTCCCGTCGACATCTCGGCCGGTCATCTCGCGCACGCGGCCGCCGCGCTGCGCGACGCGTATCCGTGGCTCGACGTGCAGCCGGTCGTCGCCGATTATCTGCAGTCCGATCAAATGTGTGCGCTCGAGCGTGTGAAGGGCAGGCGCGTCGGGTGTTTTCTCGGCTCGACGATCGGCAATTTTTCGCCCGACGAGGCTTCGGCGTTCTTGCGGCGCGCCGCTTCGTTGCTGGAGGGCGGCGGCCTTCTGATCGGCGTCGATCTCGTGAAGGACGTGTCGATCCTGCACCGCGCGTACAACGACGCGGCGGGCGTGACGGCCGCGTTCAATCTGAATCTGCTCGCGCGCGCGAATGCCGAGCTGGGCGCCGATTTCGTGCTCGATGCGTGGGCGCATCGAGCGTTTTACGACGTCGAGCGTCAGCGCATCGAAATGCATCTCGTGAGCCGGCGTGCGCAGACGGTGCGCGTGGCCGGGTATGCGTTCCGGTTCGAGGCCGGCGAGACGCTGCATACGGAGAACTCGCACAAGTTCACGGTCGACGGGTTTCGCGAGCTGGCGCGCTCGGCGGGGTTTACGCCGGGGACGGTTTGGGTCGATGACGCACGGTTGTTCAGCTTGCATTGGCTCGAGCGTCGCGGGTGA
- a CDS encoding DUF3455 domain-containing protein yields the protein MIPKDAERAFVTTATGLQIYSCEYDGNRRIAWVFQHPEATLYDASGVAVIRHGAGPSWEARDGSRIVGEKIADAPSPNAGSIPQLLLSTHATANGSLASVRYVQRLDTMGGAAPATPCSTEHQVGSSPYYAHYVFWK from the coding sequence CTGATTCCCAAGGATGCCGAACGAGCATTCGTCACGACCGCCACCGGCCTTCAAATCTATTCCTGCGAATACGACGGCAACCGCCGCATCGCATGGGTGTTCCAGCACCCCGAAGCCACGCTTTACGACGCGTCCGGCGTCGCCGTGATCCGGCACGGCGCCGGCCCGTCGTGGGAAGCACGGGACGGCAGCCGCATCGTCGGCGAGAAAATCGCCGACGCGCCGAGTCCGAACGCGGGCAGCATTCCTCAATTGCTCCTCTCGACGCACGCGACCGCGAACGGCTCGCTCGCATCCGTGCGCTACGTGCAGCGGCTCGATACGATGGGCGGCGCCGCGCCCGCGACGCCGTGCTCGACCGAGCATCAAGTCGGCAGCTCGCCGTATTACGCGCATTACGTCTTCTGGAAGTAA
- a CDS encoding patatin-like phospholipase family protein, whose product MIVSQPARMELPGQVVLVFQGGGALGAYQLGVYQALDESRIRPDWVVGTSIGAINAALIVGNPPERRYRRLAEFWNRVTDQTRLDVSAAWLGWDKTLAELMIIGGGIAGFFLPNPASWLGPLARLGVDRASYYLAAPLRETLTSLVDFDLLNAGHPRLTVGAVNACTGAMRYFDSREQRLTVEHVMSSGALPPAFPAVRIDGEPYWDGGVYSNTPVEVVLDDNPRKSSVIFSVQMWNPAGPEPESLWQVSERQKDIQYASRTDSHIARQQQIHRLRHVIRELVKRLPEAERATAEIRELAAWGCHTNMRLIKLAAPRLDGDNQLKDIDFTPTGIAARQRAGYEEAMRAIAARPWEGAMDPMEGLTVYSAD is encoded by the coding sequence ATGATCGTGAGCCAGCCAGCACGAATGGAATTGCCGGGACAAGTCGTGCTCGTATTTCAGGGCGGCGGTGCATTGGGCGCCTACCAACTCGGCGTCTATCAGGCGCTGGATGAATCCCGAATACGGCCGGATTGGGTGGTCGGTACTTCCATCGGTGCGATCAACGCAGCGTTGATCGTTGGGAATCCGCCGGAGCGCCGCTATCGACGCTTAGCGGAGTTCTGGAATCGGGTCACCGACCAGACCCGACTGGACGTGTCCGCCGCATGGCTCGGCTGGGACAAGACGCTTGCCGAACTGATGATCATCGGCGGCGGCATAGCGGGATTCTTCCTGCCCAATCCGGCTTCCTGGCTCGGGCCGTTGGCCCGATTGGGCGTGGATCGCGCGTCGTATTACCTGGCGGCTCCGCTCCGCGAAACGCTGACCTCTCTCGTCGACTTCGACCTGCTGAACGCCGGGCATCCGCGCCTGACCGTCGGCGCGGTGAACGCCTGCACGGGCGCGATGCGCTATTTTGACTCGCGCGAGCAGCGCCTGACCGTCGAGCACGTCATGAGTTCGGGGGCGCTGCCGCCCGCTTTCCCGGCAGTGCGGATCGATGGCGAGCCCTATTGGGATGGCGGCGTCTATTCCAATACGCCGGTAGAAGTGGTGCTGGACGATAACCCTCGCAAGAGTTCGGTCATCTTCTCGGTGCAGATGTGGAATCCGGCCGGCCCCGAACCGGAAAGCCTGTGGCAGGTATCGGAACGACAAAAAGACATCCAGTACGCAAGCCGCACCGACAGTCATATCGCGCGTCAGCAGCAGATACATCGTCTGCGCCATGTGATCCGCGAACTGGTCAAGCGCTTGCCCGAAGCCGAGCGTGCGACGGCCGAGATCAGGGAACTGGCCGCCTGGGGCTGCCATACCAACATGCGTCTCATCAAGCTCGCCGCGCCTCGGCTCGACGGGGATAACCAGTTGAAGGACATCGATTTCACCCCGACGGGCATCGCTGCCCGCCAGCGTGCGGGCTATGAAGAAGCGATGCGAGCCATCGCGGCGCGTCCGTGGGAGGGGGCAATGGATCCGATGGAAGGATTGACCGTCTACAGCGCGGACTGA
- a CDS encoding TetR/AcrR family transcriptional regulator — MNAAATTADVRQHILDTAKPIMLCKGFTGVGLNEILAAAGVPKGSFYHYFGSKEAFGESILESYFADYLAHLDALLVRGAGPAAHRLMRYWSQWQDMQAGNDPEGKCLVVKLGAEVCDLSEAMRAALDRGTTQIVARLAACITAAFEDGSLKVDLDPQQTAATLYELWVGATLIEKIRRNGEPLATAMATTRRILGLPGAR, encoded by the coding sequence ATGAACGCAGCAGCCACCACCGCCGACGTGCGGCAGCACATCCTCGACACCGCCAAGCCCATCATGCTCTGCAAGGGCTTCACGGGCGTCGGTCTGAACGAGATTCTGGCGGCGGCCGGCGTCCCGAAAGGGTCGTTCTACCATTATTTCGGGTCGAAAGAAGCATTCGGCGAGTCGATCCTCGAGTCGTACTTCGCCGACTACCTCGCGCATCTCGACGCACTGCTCGTGCGCGGCGCCGGCCCCGCGGCCCATCGGCTGATGCGCTATTGGAGCCAATGGCAGGACATGCAGGCGGGTAACGATCCCGAGGGCAAGTGCCTCGTCGTCAAGCTCGGCGCGGAGGTCTGCGATCTGTCGGAGGCGATGCGGGCGGCGCTCGATCGCGGCACGACGCAGATCGTCGCCCGGCTCGCCGCGTGCATCACGGCGGCGTTCGAGGACGGTTCGCTGAAGGTCGATCTCGATCCGCAGCAGACCGCCGCGACGCTTTACGAGCTGTGGGTCGGCGCGACGCTGATCGAAAAGATCCGGCGCAACGGCGAGCCGCTCGCGACCGCGATGGCGACCACCCGCCGCATCCTCGGCCTGCCAGGAGCGCGCTGA
- a CDS encoding type 1 glutamine amidotransferase domain-containing protein, with translation MKILVVLTSHDELGATGKKTGFWLEELAAPYYALKDAGAELTLASPRGGLPPVDPKSSDPASQSDATRRFDKDPEAQSALASTRKLADVSIDDYDAVFYPGGHGPLWDLAEDRHSIALIERAVATNKPVAAVCHAPGVLRHVKDASGAPLVKGRKVTGFTNSEEAAVELTEVVPFLVEDMLKTNGGDYSRAADWAPHVVVDGRLVTGQNPASSEPVAEALLELLEQ, from the coding sequence ATGAAGATTCTCGTAGTCCTGACTTCGCACGACGAACTCGGCGCGACCGGCAAGAAAACCGGTTTCTGGCTCGAGGAACTGGCCGCGCCGTACTACGCGCTGAAGGACGCGGGCGCCGAGCTGACGCTCGCGTCGCCGCGCGGCGGGCTGCCGCCCGTCGATCCGAAGAGCAGCGATCCGGCGTCGCAGAGCGATGCGACCCGCCGTTTCGACAAGGACCCCGAAGCGCAGTCCGCGCTCGCGTCGACGCGCAAGCTCGCCGACGTGTCGATCGACGATTACGACGCTGTGTTCTATCCGGGCGGTCACGGTCCGCTGTGGGATCTCGCCGAGGACCGTCATTCGATCGCGCTGATCGAGCGCGCGGTCGCGACGAACAAGCCGGTCGCGGCCGTCTGTCACGCGCCTGGCGTGCTGCGACACGTGAAGGACGCGTCCGGCGCGCCGCTCGTCAAGGGCCGCAAGGTCACGGGCTTCACGAACAGCGAGGAAGCGGCCGTCGAGCTCACCGAGGTCGTGCCGTTCCTCGTCGAAGACATGCTGAAGACGAATGGCGGTGACTATTCGCGCGCGGCCGACTGGGCGCCGCACGTCGTCGTCGACGGGCGGCTCGTCACCGGGCAGAACCCGGCGTCGTCGGAGCCCGTCGCCGAAGCGCTGCTCGAGCTGCTCGAGCAGTGA
- a CDS encoding NADH:flavin oxidoreductase/NADH oxidase produces the protein MAALFEPLQLKDVKLRNRIAVPPMCQYVAEDGVANEWHHVHLAGVARGGAGLVIAEATAVSPEGRITPGCTGLWNNEQAAAFERSVDAIKAAGAVPGIQLAHAGRKASANRPWEGDDHIADGDPRGWRTIAPSAAPYGAHLPKVPREMTVGDIARVKADYVAAAKRALDAGFEWLELHFAHGYLAQSFFSVHSNRRTDAYGGSAENRGRFLVETLAAVREVWPERLPLTARFGVIEYDGRDEETLAESIELAKRFKQEGLDLLSVTVGFSTPEARIPWGPAFLAPVAERVRREAQLPVASAWGIDTPALAERVVKDGQLDLVMVGRAHLADPHWPYRAALELGVDRAAWTLPAPYAHWLERYRAA, from the coding sequence ATGGCTGCATTGTTCGAACCGCTTCAGTTGAAGGACGTCAAGCTGCGCAACCGCATCGCGGTGCCGCCGATGTGTCAGTACGTCGCCGAGGACGGCGTCGCCAACGAATGGCATCACGTGCATCTCGCGGGCGTCGCGCGCGGCGGCGCGGGGCTCGTGATCGCCGAGGCGACCGCGGTATCGCCGGAAGGCCGCATCACGCCGGGCTGCACCGGCCTCTGGAACAACGAGCAGGCGGCCGCGTTCGAACGCTCGGTCGATGCGATCAAGGCGGCGGGCGCGGTGCCCGGCATCCAGCTCGCGCATGCGGGCCGCAAGGCGAGCGCGAACCGTCCGTGGGAAGGCGACGACCACATCGCCGATGGCGATCCGCGCGGCTGGCGGACGATCGCGCCGTCGGCGGCGCCGTACGGCGCGCATCTGCCGAAGGTGCCGCGCGAGATGACGGTGGGCGACATCGCGCGCGTGAAGGCCGATTACGTCGCGGCCGCGAAGCGCGCGCTCGACGCGGGCTTCGAGTGGCTCGAGCTGCATTTCGCGCACGGCTATCTCGCGCAGAGCTTCTTCTCGGTGCATTCGAACCGCCGCACCGACGCGTACGGCGGCTCCGCGGAGAATCGCGGGCGCTTTCTCGTCGAGACGCTCGCGGCGGTGCGCGAAGTGTGGCCCGAGCGCCTGCCGCTCACCGCGCGCTTCGGGGTGATCGAGTACGACGGTCGCGACGAGGAGACGCTCGCCGAATCGATCGAGCTCGCGAAGCGCTTCAAGCAGGAAGGGCTCGATCTGCTGAGCGTGACGGTCGGCTTCTCGACGCCCGAAGCGCGGATTCCTTGGGGCCCCGCGTTTCTCGCGCCGGTCGCCGAGCGCGTGCGCCGCGAAGCGCAACTGCCCGTCGCGTCTGCTTGGGGGATCGATACGCCGGCGCTCGCGGAGCGCGTCGTCAAGGATGGGCAGCTCGATCTCGTGATGGTCGGCCGCGCACATCTCGCCGATCCGCACTGGCCGTACCGCGCGGCGCTCGAACTCGGCGTCGACCGCGCCGCGTGGACGCTGCCCGCGCCGTACGCGCATTGGCTCGAGCGCTATCGCGCGGCTTGA